The Solanum lycopersicum chromosome 6, SLM_r2.1 genome has a window encoding:
- the LOC101264832 gene encoding uncharacterized protein has product MALKITERGIHEAENPIEVSFREAFELLKPQLNPPFTLKVLTKEEYSNLNKALIFGIFSQPNLAEVHIKHLHAIVIDGYDLFTCMLVKIVDELYVKLVDSVKIQLIWVTKEMLNVLAIGFDKLMVALLRQIVGGDFSEGNLWLCLEMVALFLANWDCLLEEEPLMLNKGLYVFLRLLADHYGVPSNPMIDGLKRMEVVFCVRLLREQFLLCLKIGRDLIRLLQDLVHIPEFKAIWRDLLLNPRHFGVDGFKDISQIYHTKTPSSYFLLRVTPEMETKLRFLLTHVKLGNQKRYQVWFAKKFLGVPGSEVILTDIVRFICCSVHPSSEIMQPDILPRWAVIGWLLTSCRKSYVQANLKLALFYDWLFYDETTDNVMNIEPAILLMVNSIPNYIEVTRTLLEFLLIVVDNYDIERKEIVSRGVSTALSTLVKRGVVSSLDVLTRCDMIAPVHREMFGKLVLVMQGIHSQKIGSASIIHDISPPPSHLLSSSLGSQHPNRVNCN; this is encoded by the coding sequence ATGGCCTTAAAGATTACTGAAAGAGGAATCCATGAAGCTGAAAATCCAATTGAAGTGTCTTTTAGAGAAGCTTTTGAGCTTCTTAAACCCCAACTAAACCCACCATTTACCTTAAAAGTGCTAACAAAAGAGGAATACTCAAACCTGAATAAAGCTTTAATATTTGGCATTTTCTCCCAACCCAATTTGGCTGAAGTTCATATTAAGCATCTACATGCAATTGTTATTGATGGGTATGATTTGTTTACTTGTATGCTTGTCAAGATTGTTGATGAATTGTATGTAAAATTGGTTGACTCTGTGAAAATTCAGCTTATATGGGTTACTAAAGAGATGTTGAATGTATTGGCTATAGGATTTGATAAATTGATGGTGGCTCTTTTAAGGCAAATTGTAGGTGGGGATTTTAGTGAGGGAAATTTGTGGTTGTGTTTGGAGATGGTTGCACTGTTTTTAGCCAATTGGGATTGTTTATTAGAGGAAGAACCATTGATGTTGAATAAGGGGTTGTATGTGTTCCTTCGATTATTGGCCGATCATTATGGAGTTCCAAGTAATCCAATGATTGATGGATTGAAGAGAATGGAGGTTGTATTCTGTGTTCGACTTTTGAGGGAACAATTTCTTTTGTGTTTGAAGATAGGGAGGGACTTAATTAGGCTTTTGCAAGACTTGGTTCATATACCTGAGTTTAAAGCCATATGGAGAGACTTGTTATTGAATCCAAGACACTTTGGGGTGGATGGATTTAAAGATATTTCACAAATTTACCACACAAAAACTCCAAGTTCATACTTTTTGCTTCGAGTAACTCCTGAAATGGAAACTAAATTGAGGTTTTTGCTTACACATGTCAAGTTGGGTAACCAAAAGAGGTACCAGGTTTGGTTCGCTAAGAAGTTCCTTGGAGTACCTGGGAGTGAAGTCATTTTAACCGACATTGTTAGGTTTATATGCTGTTCAGTTCATCCATCCAGTGAAATTATGCAACCAGATATCTTACCCAGATGGGCTGTGATTGGTTGGCTATTGACGTCGTGCAGGAAGAGTTATGTCCAAGCAAACTTGAAGCTCGCATTGTTTTATGATTGGCTTTTCTATGATGAAACCACTGATAATGTAATGAACATTGAGCCTGCAATTCTTTTGATGGTGAACTCTATACCCAATTATATTGAAGTTACCCGTACTCTTCTCGAGTTCCTACTAATTGTGGTTGACAACTATGATATTGAGAGGAAGGAGATAGTCTCCAGAGGGGTGTCAACAGCTCTTTCTACACTAGTTAAAAGAGGAGTTGTTAGTTCACTTGATGTTTTGACTCGTTGTGACATGATAGCACCAGTTCATAGGGAAATGTTTGGAAAATTGGTATTGGTCATGCAAGGTATCCATTCCCAAAAAATAGGATCAGCCAGTATCATCCATGATATATCACCACCACCTAGCCATTTGCTCTCATCAAGCTTGGGATCCCAACACCCTAACAGGGTGAACTGTAATTAA